A region from the Lentisphaera profundi genome encodes:
- a CDS encoding TolC family protein: MKNLLFILLFTCTLHAQQKTWSIDTIIEYAVKNSQTIKNSELSLENRVQNSAIARSAYDLGISSTASSKTDGSSDSQSFRLNQPLPAGFEANVTGAHSQNGNSDTDNTDLALSISKQILGGGSLSSSLKSIRNAHTDELIGLNSLKRSKRDLVRDVMNSFYRLIRISKSLDISLRRLETSKKNLEMAIAREDPLDISSAKINVPRDEISVIAARVNLKNELDNLQVLMGLAPKEEFKVETNFEFSLAKPNSAEDMIYAQQNSEDFLNLELSRIKLDRELEDRDEKNSVDVSLFVRHNLENDTNENINLRGDEETTVGVNLNWTLGNRAEIAQLKIAKNNLRENGFDYKILYNQRLQSLRRLERALNELNKSIQVQIQEIKFNEEQLELYKDRWESGKMAILEYLRSQNRLEDSRIQLINLKTNYMETLQNYLFDTGMSYAPNLTIVKKDKLTNLDEISVYK, from the coding sequence ATGAAAAACTTATTATTTATCCTACTCTTTACCTGTACCCTTCATGCTCAGCAAAAAACATGGAGCATTGATACCATCATTGAATACGCTGTGAAAAATTCACAGACTATTAAAAACTCCGAGCTCAGCTTAGAAAACCGGGTTCAAAACTCCGCCATTGCACGTTCCGCTTATGATCTAGGTATTAGTTCAACCGCGAGCTCTAAAACTGATGGTAGCTCGGATAGTCAATCCTTCCGACTCAATCAGCCTCTCCCTGCAGGTTTCGAGGCTAATGTAACTGGTGCGCACTCACAGAATGGCAATTCCGATACTGATAATACCGACCTTGCTCTCTCTATCTCAAAGCAAATACTCGGCGGAGGTAGCCTCAGTAGCTCACTCAAAAGCATTCGCAATGCACATACTGATGAACTTATTGGTCTCAACTCACTCAAGCGTTCTAAGCGTGATCTCGTCCGCGATGTTATGAATAGTTTTTATCGGCTCATCCGTATAAGCAAATCTCTCGACATTTCTCTTCGTCGTTTAGAAACTTCTAAAAAGAATTTAGAGATGGCCATTGCCCGTGAAGATCCCTTAGATATTTCATCTGCAAAAATCAATGTCCCAAGAGATGAAATTTCAGTCATTGCAGCACGTGTCAACTTAAAAAATGAACTTGATAATCTCCAAGTTCTTATGGGTTTAGCTCCTAAAGAAGAGTTTAAAGTCGAAACAAATTTCGAATTCTCACTCGCTAAACCCAATAGCGCGGAAGACATGATATATGCTCAACAAAACTCAGAAGACTTTCTGAATCTTGAATTATCACGTATCAAACTCGATCGGGAACTCGAGGATAGAGATGAAAAGAATTCAGTTGATGTCAGCCTCTTTGTTCGACATAACCTAGAGAATGACACCAACGAAAATATCAACTTAAGAGGTGATGAAGAAACTACCGTAGGGGTAAACTTAAATTGGACACTGGGCAATCGAGCCGAAATAGCTCAGCTTAAAATTGCCAAAAATAACTTGCGTGAGAATGGCTTCGATTATAAGATATTATATAATCAGCGCCTCCAGAGTTTACGGCGCCTTGAAAGAGCACTCAACGAGCTCAATAAATCTATTCAGGTACAGATCCAAGAAATCAAATTTAATGAAGAGCAACTCGAACTTTACAAAGACCGCTGGGAAAGTGGCAAGATGGCCATTCTCGAATATCTCCGTAGTCAAAATCGTCTAGAGGACTCACGTATTCAACTCATTAATCTTAAGACAAATTACATGGAGACACTGCAAAATTATTTATTTGATACAGGCATGTCCTACGCACCGAACCTCACCATTGTTAAAAAAGATAAGTTGACAAACTTAGATGAGATTTCAGTCTACAAATAA
- a CDS encoding HlyD family secretion protein, producing the protein MLSKYSLILFIFSFSVFAEKAALRPYRPSVNLRVETEAKSAQSFDAGRSTSVIDFVLQDGARVKKGDVVLSFNSESTKHRYDQKVHNKTASELTYKNKIFEINNKIKDLKNEIKDHKEAVLTQEVTLSALRNLPKEEDVKLAKSSLRVAEVDFEAAQEELDKAKIRFDKNYISSVEYAAIELNYKLKDNSLKQQQALLSVTQEKADPRLVKKAELKLENLSLQYEFSQKSLSDSIKIAESKIKKQEKYLDKLDKDIEKYKERLENLVQKAEVDGFVKYASISTPIEAGSTIYWGQTLASIPDLRSTYFSAYLPENKVKNFKVGSSGYAQISGRLDELLKVKITKISATPEDIAYQTKVGWGKAVKTTGVKFYLLTLKTETLPKWLRPGMTGIVTLKAKEDSRLAAPAALVHHKDNKTYLAYDGTMHPVSGEFQEQYFFFNNPEEYAGINFQKSAPWPKQEDTKSEEFTGKSLILSGEMTAVRENLVIVPYISDKTTISWLIPEETRVEEGDVLSRLDATELDETLIKSESTLADREESVETAKTKLQKTQDEFNFDKLRLNNSLESARISKDIILKPLLNKTLISKRYSYKALKLQLDNEQFLYSRLKAKPSHLLSASEMAKAKLSYEETVLKLEKSKIALDEEEKGASSAEIAKAEIDFELAKDNIDQVIQRMPIDIEEDKNYLQNTEIILRNHRTNLDNLKKEYDSLVIKAPTKGTVHYKKIWSTNGVQKVEVGTEVRSWTRILALPETEFMTVKVKVLEKFFPMIQENSTVKITIPSIQGKFFTGKLGKPGFNFEQEDEIEQSTDPYSSREPSGKVFAVYEIKLPSLAKFLIKPGSIAKVEIPLSEAL; encoded by the coding sequence CGTCCATATAGACCTTCGGTCAATCTAAGAGTCGAGACTGAGGCAAAAAGTGCCCAGAGTTTTGACGCTGGTCGGAGTACCTCCGTTATTGATTTTGTTTTACAGGATGGCGCAAGGGTTAAAAAAGGTGATGTCGTACTCAGTTTCAATAGTGAAAGTACCAAGCATCGCTACGATCAAAAAGTCCACAATAAAACAGCCTCTGAACTTACCTATAAAAATAAGATATTTGAGATCAACAATAAGATTAAAGATTTAAAAAATGAAATTAAAGATCACAAAGAAGCCGTACTCACCCAAGAGGTCACTTTAAGCGCACTCCGCAACCTACCGAAAGAAGAAGATGTGAAACTCGCAAAAAGTAGCCTGCGAGTGGCTGAAGTTGACTTTGAAGCCGCACAAGAAGAACTTGACAAAGCCAAAATTCGTTTTGACAAAAATTATATTTCTTCCGTTGAATATGCCGCCATTGAACTCAATTATAAACTCAAAGATAATAGTCTCAAACAGCAACAAGCACTACTCTCCGTCACTCAAGAGAAGGCAGACCCGAGGTTAGTAAAAAAAGCAGAACTCAAACTTGAGAATTTGAGCCTCCAATATGAATTTTCGCAAAAAAGTTTATCGGACTCAATTAAAATTGCCGAATCAAAAATCAAAAAACAAGAAAAATACCTTGATAAACTTGATAAGGATATAGAAAAATATAAGGAACGCTTAGAAAACTTAGTCCAAAAAGCCGAGGTCGACGGTTTTGTGAAATATGCCTCTATTTCCACTCCGATTGAAGCTGGTAGCACGATTTATTGGGGTCAAACTCTAGCCTCTATTCCCGACCTTCGTTCCACTTATTTCTCTGCATATTTACCCGAAAACAAAGTTAAAAATTTTAAAGTCGGAAGTTCGGGCTATGCTCAAATCAGTGGCCGTCTTGATGAATTACTTAAAGTCAAGATTACAAAAATTTCCGCCACACCAGAAGATATTGCCTACCAAACTAAAGTCGGCTGGGGAAAAGCAGTTAAAACCACTGGTGTTAAATTTTACTTACTTACGCTCAAGACTGAGACTCTCCCTAAATGGCTACGTCCAGGAATGACGGGCATCGTAACACTCAAGGCCAAAGAAGACTCACGCCTTGCTGCTCCCGCCGCATTAGTGCATCACAAAGATAATAAGACTTATCTCGCTTATGATGGAACTATGCACCCAGTATCAGGAGAGTTTCAAGAACAGTATTTCTTTTTCAATAATCCAGAAGAATACGCAGGTATCAACTTCCAAAAATCTGCACCTTGGCCTAAACAAGAAGATACTAAAAGTGAAGAATTTACTGGAAAATCACTTATTCTCAGCGGTGAGATGACGGCAGTTCGTGAAAACTTGGTCATTGTTCCATATATTTCAGATAAAACGACCATTTCTTGGCTTATCCCTGAAGAAACTCGAGTCGAAGAAGGTGATGTACTCTCTCGCCTAGATGCTACCGAACTTGATGAAACACTCATTAAATCCGAAAGTACCCTTGCTGATCGTGAAGAATCCGTAGAAACCGCAAAAACAAAACTTCAAAAAACTCAAGATGAGTTCAATTTTGACAAACTGCGCCTCAACAACTCTCTTGAATCGGCACGAATCAGCAAAGATATTATTCTTAAACCTCTACTTAACAAAACACTCATCAGTAAGCGCTACAGTTACAAAGCTCTCAAACTTCAGTTAGATAATGAGCAATTCCTTTACTCTCGTCTTAAAGCTAAACCCTCTCATCTACTCTCCGCATCAGAAATGGCGAAAGCCAAGCTTTCCTATGAAGAAACCGTCCTCAAGCTCGAGAAATCAAAAATTGCTTTAGACGAAGAAGAGAAAGGTGCCAGCTCTGCGGAAATCGCAAAAGCTGAAATTGATTTTGAACTTGCTAAAGACAATATCGATCAAGTCATACAACGCATGCCCATTGATATTGAAGAAGATAAAAATTATCTTCAAAATACAGAAATCATCCTTCGTAATCACAGGACGAATCTCGATAACCTCAAGAAGGAATACGACAGTCTCGTGATCAAAGCCCCTACAAAAGGTACTGTACACTACAAAAAAATATGGTCGACGAATGGTGTTCAAAAAGTAGAAGTTGGTACTGAAGTCCGATCATGGACACGTATACTCGCCTTACCAGAAACTGAATTCATGACGGTCAAAGTTAAAGTTCTAGAAAAATTCTTCCCCATGATACAAGAGAACTCTACTGTCAAAATCACCATCCCTTCTATTCAGGGCAAGTTCTTCACCGGCAAGCTTGGGAAACCAGGGTTTAACTTTGAACAAGAGGATGAAATTGAACAAAGTACTGACCCCTACTCTTCCCGTGAGCCCAGCGGCAAAGTCTTTGCTGTATACGAAATTAAATTACCCTCACTCGCAAAATTTTTGATTAAACCAGGCTCCATTGCCAAAGTAGAAATACCCTTGAGCGAGGCACTATGA
- a CDS encoding HlyD family secretion protein, with product MKKIIIFLILLITIALIIYRPQTMALKYVSVQMTEQGQTLIENGNVAPAIKKDVVSGSSGNLLSITENNTYVKKGELIASIDNKRMLDEIRGFENEVANLQRALNLQKITTELNLKSYDASVRTYRNKLKRSEEIYNYEKAKPHPHEVKTMQVDLELSKLKRAEAERVLKIETKLYEKGFISIMAYDKYIKNLKLAKENLRQVITQNTSLMKGVDPDKLKVLDQNIQNSQVALEKQIELRKRKEASLKNQIDETKAKINSLNTDLKYKKKIAVQTQIKSPSEGYLKIKKRRDFSAGGIFLAYQAGNSIGQNVIIANIVDPSKMEVNCTVNESDYDKIREGMAVDIEFIAYPKKNIKGRVTSISGLGQDRNTWIKSSDGDSRVYLFDVKIELNKNNLKLHPGMSAAVTFKLADKRAYLTIPRSAIIHTETGLFVQTRNGRKNIEGRVLDHFNFSIENGISEGDEVLLYPGGNHE from the coding sequence ATGAAAAAAATCATTATATTTTTAATTTTGCTCATCACTATTGCTTTAATAATTTATCGCCCGCAAACAATGGCCTTAAAGTACGTCTCCGTACAAATGACTGAACAAGGACAAACTCTGATTGAGAACGGCAATGTGGCTCCTGCAATTAAAAAAGATGTTGTCAGTGGTAGTAGCGGTAATTTGCTCAGTATTACCGAAAATAATACCTATGTTAAAAAAGGTGAATTAATTGCCTCTATTGATAACAAACGCATGCTAGATGAAATCCGCGGGTTTGAAAATGAGGTGGCAAATTTACAGAGAGCACTCAACCTTCAAAAAATCACTACTGAGCTCAATCTAAAAAGTTACGATGCGAGTGTGAGAACTTATCGCAACAAACTAAAAAGATCTGAGGAAATTTATAATTATGAAAAGGCTAAACCTCATCCTCATGAAGTAAAAACTATGCAGGTAGACTTAGAACTTTCTAAACTAAAGCGTGCGGAAGCTGAACGAGTGTTAAAAATTGAAACCAAGCTCTATGAAAAAGGCTTCATCTCTATCATGGCTTACGATAAGTATATCAAGAACCTTAAACTTGCCAAAGAAAACTTACGTCAGGTGATTACTCAAAATACTTCCTTAATGAAAGGCGTTGATCCAGATAAACTCAAAGTCCTCGATCAAAACATCCAAAATTCCCAAGTTGCCTTGGAAAAGCAAATTGAATTGCGCAAGAGAAAAGAAGCTTCATTGAAGAATCAGATTGACGAAACAAAGGCAAAAATCAACTCACTCAACACTGACCTTAAATACAAGAAAAAAATCGCTGTACAAACTCAAATCAAATCACCTTCTGAAGGCTATTTGAAAATCAAAAAAAGGCGTGACTTCAGCGCAGGCGGTATTTTCCTTGCTTACCAAGCGGGAAATAGCATTGGTCAAAACGTCATTATTGCCAATATAGTGGACCCCTCGAAAATGGAGGTCAACTGTACCGTCAATGAATCTGATTATGATAAAATTAGAGAAGGCATGGCGGTAGATATTGAATTTATAGCTTATCCTAAAAAAAATATTAAAGGCCGAGTCACTAGTATTTCTGGCCTTGGTCAAGATCGTAACACTTGGATTAAAAGCTCTGATGGTGATAGTCGTGTCTACCTCTTTGATGTCAAAATCGAGCTCAATAAAAACAACTTAAAACTCCACCCTGGAATGAGTGCCGCGGTGACTTTCAAGCTTGCAGACAAGCGCGCTTACCTCACTATCCCACGCTCAGCAATCATTCATACTGAAACTGGACTATTTGTGCAAACTCGCAATGGTCGTAAAAACATCGAAGGCCGAGTCCTTGATCACTTTAATTTCAGCATCGAAAATGGCATAAGTGAAGGAGATGAAGTTCTCCTCTATCCTGGAGGAAACCATGAGTAA
- a CDS encoding prepilin-type N-terminal cleavage/methylation domain-containing protein: protein MKKNFFTLIELLVVIAIIGILASILMPVLGKARQKAILASCTSNYKQYNTALYMFGDDYNNQTPPGGKMTGGQWDPAEATNSLMVAGKAVGHIENLALYMGVNLDTTSIATIEESTLNESIMKGFICPADDDVKDTFSVNLGGYYGFIAKHNFGTNDAMYSQENTVNFANELSNVVYPSQTVTVFEPEVQFTNTARLWSNGNRPSILEWALLGSGSAWGAMVLTDRHQGKMNVSFVDGHVGILDNKTNAGMAEAYLNYGL from the coding sequence ATGAAAAAGAACTTTTTTACACTGATCGAATTACTCGTAGTGATTGCCATTATCGGGATTCTAGCTTCAATACTTATGCCCGTTTTAGGCAAGGCTCGCCAAAAAGCTATATTGGCATCGTGTACCTCAAATTATAAACAGTATAATACGGCCTTATATATGTTTGGGGATGATTATAATAATCAAACGCCACCAGGGGGTAAAATGACGGGGGGACAATGGGATCCTGCGGAAGCTACAAATTCTCTCATGGTAGCAGGGAAAGCCGTGGGGCACATAGAAAACCTTGCGCTTTATATGGGAGTAAATCTAGATACGACTTCTATTGCAACAATTGAAGAAAGTACCTTGAATGAAAGTATAATGAAGGGTTTTATTTGTCCTGCAGACGACGATGTGAAGGATACTTTTTCAGTAAATTTAGGAGGTTATTATGGCTTTATTGCCAAGCATAATTTTGGAACGAATGATGCCATGTACAGTCAAGAAAATACGGTGAACTTTGCTAATGAACTGAGCAATGTGGTTTATCCTTCTCAGACAGTAACAGTTTTTGAACCAGAAGTACAATTTACTAATACCGCAAGACTTTGGTCAAACGGGAATCGTCCAAGTATCTTAGAATGGGCCTTATTGGGAAGTGGTAGTGCATGGGGGGCGATGGTCCTAACAGATAGGCATCAAGGAAAAATGAATGTGTCTTTCGTCGATGGCCATGTTGGAATCTTGGATAACAAAACCAATGCAGGTATGGCAGAAGCTTATCTGAACTATGGTTTATAA
- a CDS encoding ATP-binding cassette domain-containing protein, whose translation MSNQLIKIRGLQRHYHMGEETVKALDGVDLDIQTGEFVMIIGSSGSGKSTLMHILGLLDTPDGGSLEYNGIDVAKMKDEELSSFRNRTVGFVFQQFNLLPHLTITENIALPLAYAGGMKDDNLEVAKVYASKMGLGERLGHKPTELSGGQNQRVAISRALVNNPDILMADEPTGALDSKTGQEIMEILHQLNREGKTIIMVTHDRELAETGTRKITMKDGEVIDDSGHSVLPPNNDMPKKLTENYGIRLPQLIMAGVREGLLPHKMRSFLTMLGIIIGVSSVICMSSFSLGSKKKQADQIRALGSNLVKLTNLPLKDAELNQARIRGSQGLSLKDYETLIQQDDIQAYSAVRETPMTVLNDGHALKARVRAVADNFLQVNNLKLSEGRDFDPFDQNFASKVCIVGPGIASTVDSPVIGNTLTLGGIPYTIVGILKNQNINLKGLESSGLKDSSTDIIIPLHTALTRINQQKLRSQLDEIQLQVKDENQLISSGANISKIIQGLHNGVKDFEIVIPIDLLRQQEEAGKLLDILTVIISSISMVVGGIGIMNIMLASVRERVREIGIRRATGASQNNILMQFLAESVILSATGGVFGVLLSLLVVFVTCSALDIPVVFSIPLLFISFAASMSTGLVFGLFPAKNAAQLNPVEALRSE comes from the coding sequence ATGAGTAATCAGTTAATTAAAATACGTGGACTTCAACGCCATTATCACATGGGTGAAGAAACTGTAAAAGCACTTGATGGGGTAGATTTAGATATTCAGACAGGTGAGTTTGTCATGATTATCGGAAGTTCCGGCTCTGGTAAATCTACTCTCATGCACATCCTTGGCTTACTCGACACTCCCGATGGTGGTAGCTTAGAGTATAATGGCATTGATGTGGCCAAGATGAAGGATGAAGAACTCTCTTCATTTCGAAATCGTACCGTGGGTTTTGTTTTTCAGCAATTTAACCTCTTACCACACCTCACCATTACAGAGAATATTGCTCTCCCCCTTGCCTATGCGGGCGGGATGAAAGACGACAATCTAGAAGTCGCAAAAGTTTACGCTTCCAAAATGGGCCTTGGTGAACGTTTAGGGCACAAACCTACAGAGCTTTCTGGCGGTCAAAATCAACGTGTGGCTATTTCCCGTGCACTTGTTAACAACCCCGATATCCTGATGGCCGACGAACCCACGGGTGCACTCGATTCTAAAACGGGTCAAGAAATCATGGAGATCCTGCACCAACTCAACCGCGAAGGCAAGACCATTATTATGGTTACCCACGACCGCGAGTTAGCAGAAACTGGAACACGTAAAATAACCATGAAAGATGGTGAAGTGATTGATGATTCAGGACATTCTGTCCTTCCTCCTAACAATGATATGCCAAAAAAGCTCACAGAAAACTATGGCATACGTTTACCGCAACTTATCATGGCAGGTGTTCGCGAAGGGCTTCTCCCCCATAAAATGCGTTCATTCCTTACCATGCTCGGCATCATCATTGGGGTGAGTTCTGTCATCTGTATGTCTTCATTTTCGCTTGGTAGTAAAAAGAAGCAAGCCGATCAAATTAGAGCTCTTGGCTCAAATTTAGTGAAGCTTACTAACCTCCCACTTAAGGACGCTGAGCTCAACCAAGCTCGCATACGTGGCTCACAGGGATTAAGTCTCAAAGATTATGAAACTCTCATCCAGCAAGATGATATCCAAGCTTATTCTGCCGTACGAGAAACTCCTATGACCGTACTTAACGATGGCCATGCCCTGAAAGCTCGTGTTCGTGCTGTTGCTGATAATTTTCTACAGGTCAATAACCTTAAGCTTAGTGAGGGGCGTGATTTTGATCCTTTTGACCAAAACTTTGCGTCTAAAGTCTGTATTGTTGGCCCTGGAATTGCCTCTACAGTAGATTCCCCCGTCATAGGAAACACGCTCACTCTCGGTGGCATACCTTATACTATTGTGGGTATCCTCAAGAACCAGAATATTAACCTCAAGGGTCTTGAGTCGTCTGGCTTAAAAGATTCCAGCACTGATATAATTATTCCTCTACACACGGCCTTAACCCGTATTAATCAACAAAAATTACGCAGTCAATTAGATGAAATTCAACTTCAGGTTAAAGATGAAAATCAGCTCATTAGCTCCGGTGCTAATATTTCTAAAATCATTCAAGGACTTCATAACGGCGTGAAAGATTTTGAAATCGTTATCCCCATTGACCTCCTTCGTCAACAAGAAGAAGCAGGAAAACTACTCGATATTTTAACAGTTATTATTTCTTCTATCTCAATGGTAGTGGGTGGCATTGGCATCATGAATATCATGCTTGCTTCTGTCCGTGAACGCGTTCGCGAGATTGGCATTCGCCGCGCGACGGGCGCATCTCAAAACAATATCCTCATGCAATTTTTAGCTGAGTCAGTGATTCTCTCTGCAACAGGAGGTGTATTTGGTGTCTTGCTCTCCTTATTAGTGGTATTTGTAACCTGTTCAGCCTTAGATATCCCCGTTGTTTTTTCTATCCCTCTATTATTTATTTCCTTTGCTGCATCCATGTCAACCGGATTAGTTTTCGGTCTCTTTCCCGCAAAAAATGCAGCTCAACTTAACCCTGTGGAAGCCTTGAGAAGCGAATGA